The DNA region CGACGCTCTCCTCCAGATGCGTCGCCATGGCGTTCAGGGCGTCGGCCTCCGTCTCGATGTTCCGGATGGAGGTGTGGGTCTCGTCGGTCATCGACGCGGCCTGCCTCGCCTTGGCCTCCGTCCTCTCGAGGGTTTCCAGCATCGAGCCCACCAGCCGGACGACCTCCTCGGAGCTCTTTGCCTCCTCGTCGGCGATCGAGACGATCTCGCCGATAGCGCTGCCAGCTTCCTTACTGGCGCTGAAGATGGAATTCAGGGCGTCTCCCGCAAGCCTCACGTCCGCGACGCCGTTCTCCACCTCGGCTCCGCTCTGGCGGATCCCCTCGACGGCGCCGGCCGTGTTCTCGACAATCTTGCCGACGAGCTGGGCCACCTCCATCGCACCCTTGTTGGATTCCTCGGCGAGCTTGCGCACCTCGTCGGCGACCACGGCAAACCCCTTGCCCGCCTCCCCGGCGCGGGCGGCCTCGATGGCCGCGTTCAAGGCCAGAAGGTTGGTCTGGCGCGCGAGCCCGGTGATCGTCTCGGTGATGCTCGAGATGCGCCGGGAGTTCTCGTCAAGCATCGCCATCCAGTCCTCGGTCTGGCGGCTGAGCTCCTTGATTCGCTCCATCCTCCGGATGGCGTTCTCGACGGTGCCATGCCCTTGTGTGGCGGCGGATATAGTCTGGGAGGAGTGCCCAAGGATCTCCTGGCTCTTCCTCTGGGCCGTCTGGACGAGCTCCGCAAGGCTCAGAAGCACGCGGTGCGCGTCCCTGGCCGCACCGTCCCCCTCGGTCGTCAAAGTCGAGACCTCCGAGACGCAGGCCGAGACCTCCCGGGTCGACGCGGCGGCCTCCCCGACGGACGAGGCGATCCCCTTGGAGGCGGATTCCAGACTTGCCGAGGAGGTTCGGACGTTGGCCACCATGGAGGACTGCTGCTGCGTCATCCGATTGAAGGTCGCCAGCAGCTCGGAGATGTCGTCGTCCGAGTAGATCTCCCCGTGCACGGTCAGATCTCCCGCCCCAGCGGAGGCTATCAGGCCGCGGAGGTTGGTCAGGGGCCGGTCGATCCTGCGGATGAGCAGGATGACGATCGCCGACGCGGGAAACAGAAGGACGATGATGGTCCAGAACACCGTCCGAAAGATGGAGCACATAATTCCCGAGGTCAGAGTAAGAGGTCTCGAGGCGGAGACCATGCCGACGGGCGTCCCCTTGGCGCCGATCAGGGGGCGTAACGCGGTCAGGTAGTTCGAACCAAGCCCCGGGTCCCGGCTCAGGGACACGGTCCCGGCGACCCCTTCCGGCAACGGGGTATTCAGCGGCTTGCCGTCCGGGGCCAACACGGTGCAGGCCACCCGTTCCCGGCCCAGAAATACGGAGAAATCACTCCCGATGATCTGCTTGGCCTCGTTGACCAGGCTGTTGTTGGTGTTGTTGCTCACGACATAGCCGGTGGACAGGGCGCCGATGACCTCACCATTGAAGCGGACGGGCGCCCCGGCCCGGACGGAGAGCCGGACCTTCCGCCCCTCCTCGACTCCCACCGAGCTCTCGCCCTGCAGTGCCCTGCTGATGTTCGTCTGGTTCGAGATGTTGTCGTCGGCCGCCGGAATCTCGTTGGGTAGGTGCGCCCGAAAGAGGGTCCTGCCCTTCGCGTCCGTCAGGACGAGGTAGTCCATATCGCCCTCCTGAAGCATGGGAACGGCGACCTTTCTCATCTCCTCTACGCTGCCGGAACGCATCGCCTCGATCAGCGTGTCCCGCTCGGCGAAGTGCTGGGCGCGCGCCAAGGACTCCTCCTCATAGATCCGAAGAAGGCTGCAGAACCCCTCCAGATCATGCTGGACACTTTCCTGAAGCTGGCCCCGGACCTGCGCGTTGACGCTCAGGAGGACGCTCGCCGAGAGGACGAGGATCGACAGGAGAAAGACCCCTCCGACGGCCACTATGAACTTTTCCTTGAGACTGCGCAGATGAATCAACATAAAGGACCCCTTTCGGCAAGGTATGGCGTTTTGTCGCAGAAGAATACACAACTTAGGTATAAGGGCATAGTGCCCCTGTTTGGTTATGATAACACAGGAGTGCGCCGGATGGCGGGGAACACCGCGGCATTCCGGAGCCCCGTGTCTTTACGGCCGGCGCGGGATACAATAGAATAAGGCAGTAATTCCGGCAAATCGTTTCCGGACTTGACGAAAATGACGTGAGGAGGGATTTACAGTGAGAAGGCTTATGTTGTGTGCGGCGGTGCTCTTGTTGTTCGCTGCCTCTCCCGTGTGGGGGGCGGACACGATCAAGGTGGGCGAGATCGCGACGGTGACGGGCGACTTCGCGGCCTACGGGATTGCGGAGGTGGAGTCCGTCAAGATCGCCGTGGATGAGATCAACGCGGCGGGCGGCGTCCTGGGCAGAAAGCTGGAGGTCGTCATGTACGACTGCCGCACCCGCCAGGAGGACATGGTCAACGCGGCGCGGCGGATCGTCGAGCAGGACAAGGTCGTGGCGGTTATCGGCCCCAGCGGCAGCGGGCTGTGTATCGCGGCGGCCCCCGTCTTCAACAGGGGCCGAGTCCCCCATCTCGGCACCCTGCCCACCAACCCCCTGGTCACCACGGACGAGGCCGGAAAGGTGCGCCCCTACAACTTCCGCATCTGCTTCCTGGATCCCTATCAAGGACGCATGATGGCCTACTTCGCCGCCAGGGACCTCAAGGCGTCCAGGGCCGCGATCCTCTACGACGTGTCGAGCGACTACTCCCAGGGCCAGCGCGAGTTCTTCGTGAAGGGCTTCGAGGAGTTTGGCGGCAGGATCGTCGCGGACGAGGGGTTCCGCGGCGAGGACGTGGACTTCCGCTCCCAGCTGACCAACATCAAGGACAGCGGCGCCGATGTCCTGATCTTCCCATTTATGGGCAAGTCCCTGCCCCTGGCCGTGAAGCAGGCCCGCGAGCTTGGGCTTAAAACCGTAATTGTAGGGGGCGACGGGTACGGCGACTTCATGTGGGAGGTCGCGGGCGACGCTCTGGGCGACACCTACTGGGTCAGCCACGTGGACCGCTACGACCCCGCACTGAAGGGCTTCTTCGATAAGTACAAGGAGAGGACGGGCACGGAGTGCCAGGAGTTCATGAACGCCGTCATGGCTTACGACTGCGTCTACTGGCTGAAGGACGCGATCGAGCGCGCCCAGTCGGCCGACCCCGTCAAGGTGCGCGACGCCCTGGAGCAGACGGCAAACCTCGAGCTGCTGCACTGCACCCTGACCATGGACGAGTTCCACAACCCCAAGGACAAGGACGGCGTCATGCTGAGGTGCGATCCCGAACAGAGGAAGGCGCTGTTCTTCAAGAAGGTACGTCCGGAGTAGAACGAAAAGAGCGGGATAAAAGGGGCCTGGCATTCGGTTGCGAGGGTTTGGGTACGAAGGCTTGGGTACGAAGGCTTGGGCACGAAGGGATGATGTCTTTTGGCCATTACGCTGTCAACGTTGCTTCAACAGATCATCAACGGGCTTTCCCTGGGGTCGGTCTACGCGCTCATCGCCGTTGGGTATTCGCTGGTGTACTCCATCCTGCTCTTCTCCAACTTCGCGCACGGCGGTTTTCTGGTCGTGGGAGGGTACGCCTGCTATTACCTCCTGACGCAGCAGGGATATGGGATAATCCCGGCGTCGGCGGGGGCGATCCTGGCCTCGGGCGTGGTAGCCGTCCTGACCGAGCGACTGGCCTACAAACCGATCCGCGAGCGCACCTCCATGACGCTCTACCTGCTGATCGCCTCCATGGGCGTCAGCATCGTCATCGAGAACATCTTCGTCATCGTGGTGGGCGGGCGCTTCCGGGCCCTGCCGCAGGACACGTTTCCGTCCGGGGTGTTCAGCCTGGGCGGTGGGGTCACGGTCAACGCCTCCGACATCCTCTCGCTGGCCGTCGCCGTCGTTTTTCTGGGGGCGCTCCAGCTCTTCCTGTCGCGCACGCGCTGGGGCCTGGCCATCCGTGCGGCGGCGTGCGATCTGCGCACGGCCGGCCTGATGGGGGTCAACGTGACGCTCCTGATCGGCATCGTCTTCTTCGTCGCGGGGCTGCTGGCCGCGGTGGGGGGGATCTTCCTCTCCGCGAAGTACTCGCTCTATCCGCAGCTCGGCAACATCACGATCAAGGCGTTCATCGCCGCGGTGATCGGCGGCCTGGGCTCGCTGCCCGGCGCGGTGCTGGGCAGCCTGATCCTGGGCCTTGCGGAGATGCTCACCGCGGGGTTCGTCAGCAGCCAGATGCGGGATATGGTCGTGTTCTCCATGCTGGTGGTCATGCTGCTGGTCCGGCCCGCCGGGTTCTTCGGCAAGAGCGTCGGGGACAAGATCTAGGGGGTGCATCGTGAAGAGGAGCCTGCTTGGAAACTCCGCCGTGATCGCCCTCGGCCTGGCCCTGGCCCTGTACCCGCTGGGCGGGTATCAGGAGGGCATCGTCATCCTGCTCTGCATCAACTGCATCGCCGCCATGGGCGTGTCGCTCCTCACCGGCTTCACGGGGATCTTCACGCTGGGGCACGCAGCCTACATGGCGCTCGGGGCCTACACGGCCGCGATCCTGACCGTCAGGTACGGCGTCCACTGGCTGCCCGCCATCGTCGCGGGCGGTCTCATAGCTGTGCTCGTCGCCTGGATGATCGGAATGCCGACGCTCCGCCTGACGGGCGACTACTACGCCATCGCCTCCATCGGCCTGGGGGAGGCCATTCGCCTGATCCTTGAGAACTGGCAGTCCTTCACCAGGGGAGCGCGCGGTTTTCCAGGCATCGACTACTACACCACCCGGGGCGTCGCCGTTGCCTTCTTCACCGTCCTGACCATCCTGACGTTCAACCTCATTAACAGCCGCCTGGGGCGCGAGCTCAAGGCCTCGAGGGACGACCGGCTGGCCGCCTCGCTGATGGGCTTCAACACCGCGGCGTCCCGCATGAAGGCGCTCCTGATCTCCGCGTTCTACTGCGGCGTGTCGGGCGCCCTGCTGGGGGGCTACATGAACTTCATCCAGCCGTCGATGTTCGACATGATGAAATCGACCGAGCTGACGGCGGTCGTGGTTTTCGGGGGGCTGGGCTCCATGAGCGGGACCCTGCTGGGCTCGGCGATTGTCACCTCGGTCATGGAGTATTTCAGGGACATCTCGCAGTACCGCATGCTCATCTACGGCCTGCTGCTGGTCGTCATCATGGTGGTGCGGCCGGAGGGGCTTTTGGGCGACCGGGAGATCTGGAGCTTCCTGCCCGGCGCCGGGTCCGGGAGGAGGGGATAGCCTTGCCGCGGGATATCGGGACGGACCAGGTGCTCCTGGAACTGGAGCACGTCGACATGCGCTTCGGCGGGGTCCACGCCGTCCGGGACATGAGCTTCCGCATCATGGACAACGCCCTGACCGGCATCATCGGCCCCAACGGAGCCGGCAAGACGACGGTCTTCAACATCGTCTCCGGCGTCTACAACCCGACGGCGGGAAGCATCTGGTTCCGGGACCAGGACATCACGCCCATGGCGGCGTATCAGGTGAACCGGCTCGGCATAGCCCGAACCTTCCAGAACCTGAGGCTCTTCGGGCGCTCCTCGGTGCTGGAAAACGTCATGACCGCCGCACAGAACCGCTTCCGCTACTCCTTTCGGGAGGACCTGAGGGGACAGCTCTTCCCAGGCTACCGCCCCGACCCCGAGTACCGCTACGGCTTCTGGGAGTCCCTGCTCCACACCGGGCGCTGGGCCGTGGTTGAACGGAACATCCGCGCCAAGAGCCTGGAGCTTCTGGAGCGGGTGGGACTGGCGGACCGCGCCCGTCAGGCCGCGGGGACGTTGCCCTACGGGATGCAGCGGAGGCTCGAGATTGCACGCGCCCTGGCGCTGGACCCAAAGTTACTGCTGCTGGACGAGCCGGCGGCGGGGATGAACCCCGAGGAGGTATTTGCCCTGAACGACCTTATTACGGGCATCCATCGGGAGTTTCGCCTGACGACCCTGGTCATCGAGCACCACATGGACCTGATCATGAGGATCTGTCCACACATCATCTGCGTGAACTTCGGGGCCAAGATCGCGGAGGGCTCGCCCGAGGAGATCCGGAACGACCCCGAGGTACTCGGCGCCTATCTTGGTGAGGGTGAGGGCGACGACGAGGCGGACGGCAAGGCGAATGAGGAGGCGGCATCGTGATGGCGGACGTATTGCTCGAGGCACGGGACCTTCATGTCAGCTACGGGGCAATCCGGGCGCTGCAGGGGTTCTCCCTGACCCTTCGGGAAAAGGAGATCGTCGCCGTCATCGGCGCCAACGGCGCGGGTAAGTCCACCTTCATGAACGCGCTCATGGGGCTGGTCCACCTCTCCGAGGGCACGGTGACCCTGGAGGGACGGGCCCTGTCCTCCAGGAGCTTCAGGGTCGTCCGCAGCGGGCTCTCCCTGGTCCCCGAGGGGCGGAGGATCTTCGCGCCCCTGACGGTGGAGGAGAACCTTCGGATCGGCGCGTTCGCCCGGAGGGACCCCAAGTCCGTCCGGGAGGACTTCGATTGGGTGCTCTCCCTGTTTCCGCGCCTGAGGGAACGGCTGCACCAGTACGCGGGCACCCTGTCGGGCGGGGAACAACAGATGCTGGCGATCGCCCGGGCGCTGATGGCCCGCCCCCGCGTGCTGCTGCTGGACGAGCCCTCCCTGGGGCTCGCGCCAATCATCATCCGGGACATCTTCAGGGAGCTGCGCCGGATCAATGAGGAGGGCGTCAGCATCCTGCTCGTCGAGCAGAACGCCCGGCAGGCCCTGCTGCTGTCACACCGGGCCTATGTCCTCCAGACGGGATGCCTTCTGAAGGAGGGGCCGTCCCGCGACCTGCTGGAGGACCCCGACATCAGGGCCGCCTACCTGGGCCAAGGACGAGAGTAAAATGACAGGAGTAGAATGACAAGAGTAGAATCTGGATAAAGCGGGGCGCTCCTGGCCCCCGTCCGTGTTATGATAGGAAGCGATCTGTTGCTGTCCCCGTTCTTTAAGGGGCCTCAAAAAAACTCGAAACTTTACAAGGAGGAATGAACATGATTTTGACGGACATGACGGTGAGGGCTTTTTCGGAGAAACTGGCGTCCAACGCCCCGGCCCCCGGAGGCGGGAGCGCGGCGGCCCTGTCGGGCGCGCTCGGCGCGGCGCTGATCTCCATGGTCTGCCGACTGACGCAGGGCAAAGAAAAGTACGCGGAGTTCGAGTCGCTGGTTATGGATACAGTGACCAAGTCCGACGAGCTGATGAACGCCCTTCTGGGGGGGATCCAGAAGGACACCAATGCCTTCGACGGCGTCATCGCCGCGTTTGGGCTTCCCAAGGGGACGGACGCGGAGAAGGCCGCACGGACCGAGGCTATCCAGAAGGCCTACAAGGAGGCGATCGTCTCCCCCGAGACGACTGCCGACGACTGCCTTGCCGTGATGCGTCTGGCCAAGAGCCTTCTGCATAAGAGCAACAAGAACGCGGCGAGCGACCTGGCCGTCGGGGCCATGCAGGCCTTCGCCGGGCTCTCCGGCGCGCTCGAAAACGTCGCGATCAACCTGCCCTCGATTAAGGACGCGGACTACGTGGCGAAGAAACGCGAGTGGATGAAGCTCGTCGAGGATGAGGGCACGAAACTCCTGAAGGAGGTTCGGGAGGGCGTCGCCAAGATGATCGCATAGCTTGCCATGCCGCGGGGAAAATCCCAAAAAACTCCCTCGGGGCTCCGCCCCGAACCCCGCCCAGGGCGCAAGCTCCCTGGGAACCCTGTTTCCCATCCCGAGAGGGGGGCGTTGCCCCCTCTCGGGATGGGTTCATAGGGGGGCTCGCCCTGATCGCCGGGGTCGGGATCGACCTGTGCCGTATCTCGCGTATGCTTCGAGCCGTGCGGTCACGCCATTTCGTGGAGCGCGTCTTCCGCCCGGAGGAGATTGTCTATGCCGAGGCCAAGGGAGGCGAGCGGGCCCGCGCTGCAAGCTACGCCTCGGCCTTCGCCACACGGGAGGCCTTCTGCAAGGCGTCCGGCGTACCCCTGACGGAGGTGACCCTTGGGAAGGGCTTTTGCCTGCTCCGGGAGGGGGGCGTCCCAAAAATCGAACTCTCCCCAGGGACCGAGGCGTCGTTCCTCCCTGGACGCTCCAAGAGGCTCTGGGTCTCCCTGACGCACGACGGGGACTACGCCGCGGCCGTCGTAATCATCGAGACGAGGGAACCTCCACCCTGACTCCGGACACAAACGTCATACCCCCTCGCCGCC from uncultured Fretibacterium sp. includes:
- a CDS encoding methyl-accepting chemotaxis protein; the encoded protein is MLIHLRSLKEKFIVAVGGVFLLSILVLSASVLLSVNAQVRGQLQESVQHDLEGFCSLLRIYEEESLARAQHFAERDTLIEAMRSGSVEEMRKVAVPMLQEGDMDYLVLTDAKGRTLFRAHLPNEIPAADDNISNQTNISRALQGESSVGVEEGRKVRLSVRAGAPVRFNGEVIGALSTGYVVSNNTNNSLVNEAKQIIGSDFSVFLGRERVACTVLAPDGKPLNTPLPEGVAGTVSLSRDPGLGSNYLTALRPLIGAKGTPVGMVSASRPLTLTSGIMCSIFRTVFWTIIVLLFPASAIVILLIRRIDRPLTNLRGLIASAGAGDLTVHGEIYSDDDISELLATFNRMTQQQSSMVANVRTSSASLESASKGIASSVGEAAASTREVSACVSEVSTLTTEGDGAARDAHRVLLSLAELVQTAQRKSQEILGHSSQTISAATQGHGTVENAIRRMERIKELSRQTEDWMAMLDENSRRISSITETITGLARQTNLLALNAAIEAARAGEAGKGFAVVADEVRKLAEESNKGAMEVAQLVGKIVENTAGAVEGIRQSGAEVENGVADVRLAGDALNSIFSASKEAGSAIGEIVSIADEEAKSSEEVVRLVGSMLETLERTEAKARQAASMTDETHTSIRNIETEADALNAMATHLEESVAVFRVDDGAPVSPTDTSRIKKAKSDHLLWKMRIDNLIKGKEKLRHEEVGSSEQCRLGEWYHAPDNPFKGLPEYQALDHPHRLVHEMAAQAAAFCENGDIKNAKRCFRLLRRSSGKVIHLLNRLIHRIEHGK
- a CDS encoding ABC transporter substrate-binding protein, whose translation is MRRLMLCAAVLLLFAASPVWGADTIKVGEIATVTGDFAAYGIAEVESVKIAVDEINAAGGVLGRKLEVVMYDCRTRQEDMVNAARRIVEQDKVVAVIGPSGSGLCIAAAPVFNRGRVPHLGTLPTNPLVTTDEAGKVRPYNFRICFLDPYQGRMMAYFAARDLKASRAAILYDVSSDYSQGQREFFVKGFEEFGGRIVADEGFRGEDVDFRSQLTNIKDSGADVLIFPFMGKSLPLAVKQARELGLKTVIVGGDGYGDFMWEVAGDALGDTYWVSHVDRYDPALKGFFDKYKERTGTECQEFMNAVMAYDCVYWLKDAIERAQSADPVKVRDALEQTANLELLHCTLTMDEFHNPKDKDGVMLRCDPEQRKALFFKKVRPE
- a CDS encoding branched-chain amino acid ABC transporter permease produces the protein MSTLLQQIINGLSLGSVYALIAVGYSLVYSILLFSNFAHGGFLVVGGYACYYLLTQQGYGIIPASAGAILASGVVAVLTERLAYKPIRERTSMTLYLLIASMGVSIVIENIFVIVVGGRFRALPQDTFPSGVFSLGGGVTVNASDILSLAVAVVFLGALQLFLSRTRWGLAIRAAACDLRTAGLMGVNVTLLIGIVFFVAGLLAAVGGIFLSAKYSLYPQLGNITIKAFIAAVIGGLGSLPGAVLGSLILGLAEMLTAGFVSSQMRDMVVFSMLVVMLLVRPAGFFGKSVGDKI
- a CDS encoding branched-chain amino acid ABC transporter permease: MGGYQEGIVILLCINCIAAMGVSLLTGFTGIFTLGHAAYMALGAYTAAILTVRYGVHWLPAIVAGGLIAVLVAWMIGMPTLRLTGDYYAIASIGLGEAIRLILENWQSFTRGARGFPGIDYYTTRGVAVAFFTVLTILTFNLINSRLGRELKASRDDRLAASLMGFNTAASRMKALLISAFYCGVSGALLGGYMNFIQPSMFDMMKSTELTAVVVFGGLGSMSGTLLGSAIVTSVMEYFRDISQYRMLIYGLLLVVIMVVRPEGLLGDREIWSFLPGAGSGRRG
- a CDS encoding ABC transporter ATP-binding protein, coding for MRFGGVHAVRDMSFRIMDNALTGIIGPNGAGKTTVFNIVSGVYNPTAGSIWFRDQDITPMAAYQVNRLGIARTFQNLRLFGRSSVLENVMTAAQNRFRYSFREDLRGQLFPGYRPDPEYRYGFWESLLHTGRWAVVERNIRAKSLELLERVGLADRARQAAGTLPYGMQRRLEIARALALDPKLLLLDEPAAGMNPEEVFALNDLITGIHREFRLTTLVIEHHMDLIMRICPHIICVNFGAKIAEGSPEEIRNDPEVLGAYLGEGEGDDEADGKANEEAAS
- a CDS encoding ABC transporter ATP-binding protein, with product MADVLLEARDLHVSYGAIRALQGFSLTLREKEIVAVIGANGAGKSTFMNALMGLVHLSEGTVTLEGRALSSRSFRVVRSGLSLVPEGRRIFAPLTVEENLRIGAFARRDPKSVREDFDWVLSLFPRLRERLHQYAGTLSGGEQQMLAIARALMARPRVLLLDEPSLGLAPIIIRDIFRELRRINEEGVSILLVEQNARQALLLSHRAYVLQTGCLLKEGPSRDLLEDPDIRAAYLGQGRE
- a CDS encoding cyclodeaminase/cyclohydrolase family protein, producing the protein MILTDMTVRAFSEKLASNAPAPGGGSAAALSGALGAALISMVCRLTQGKEKYAEFESLVMDTVTKSDELMNALLGGIQKDTNAFDGVIAAFGLPKGTDAEKAARTEAIQKAYKEAIVSPETTADDCLAVMRLAKSLLHKSNKNAASDLAVGAMQAFAGLSGALENVAINLPSIKDADYVAKKREWMKLVEDEGTKLLKEVREGVAKMIA
- a CDS encoding 4'-phosphopantetheinyl transferase superfamily protein, which translates into the protein MAGVGIDLCRISRMLRAVRSRHFVERVFRPEEIVYAEAKGGERARAASYASAFATREAFCKASGVPLTEVTLGKGFCLLREGGVPKIELSPGTEASFLPGRSKRLWVSLTHDGDYAAAVVIIETREPPP